Proteins encoded within one genomic window of Alteribacter populi:
- the tig gene encoding trigger factor yields MTAKFEKLEGNSGVLTVEVEKERVDTALDEAFKKVVKKVNVPGFRKGKVPRSMFEQRFGVESLYQDALDILLPEAYSQAIEETGIEPVDRPEIDIENMEKGETLVFKATVTVKPEVKLGEYKGLEVEEESTEVTEEDLENEIKQLQEKNADLVAVEEGEVQDGDTVVMDFEGFVDGEAFEGGKAENYSLEIGSGQFIPGFEEQLIGTKTEDEKEVNVNFPEDYHSEELAGKPAVFKVTLHDIKRKELPELDDEFAKDVDENVETLDELKKNLQEKLETSREQEADMKKRDSLVERATENAEIDVPKAMAETETDRMLQEFGQRLQAQGMTLDMYYQFSGTDEEGMKAQFMDDAEKRVRMNLTLEAIAEAEELEASDDDVDAELDKMAETYQRSKEELKQILDMQGGIETMKGDLKVRKAIDLLVEEAKTKA; encoded by the coding sequence ATGACTGCAAAATTCGAAAAATTAGAAGGCAACTCCGGCGTTCTTACGGTAGAAGTTGAAAAAGAACGTGTGGATACAGCTCTAGATGAAGCTTTTAAAAAAGTGGTTAAAAAAGTAAACGTACCTGGGTTCCGTAAAGGTAAAGTACCTCGTTCTATGTTTGAACAACGCTTTGGTGTAGAGTCTCTTTATCAAGACGCACTGGATATTCTCTTACCAGAAGCTTACTCACAAGCAATCGAAGAAACAGGTATTGAACCAGTCGATCGTCCTGAAATTGACATCGAAAACATGGAAAAAGGCGAAACTCTTGTATTTAAAGCAACGGTTACGGTTAAGCCTGAGGTAAAACTAGGTGAGTATAAAGGCTTAGAAGTGGAAGAAGAAAGCACAGAAGTAACAGAAGAAGACCTTGAAAATGAAATCAAGCAATTACAAGAGAAAAACGCAGATTTAGTCGCTGTAGAAGAAGGCGAAGTTCAAGATGGCGACACTGTTGTTATGGACTTTGAAGGCTTTGTTGATGGTGAAGCGTTTGAAGGTGGAAAAGCTGAAAACTATTCACTAGAAATTGGTTCTGGCCAGTTCATCCCAGGTTTCGAAGAGCAATTAATCGGAACTAAAACGGAAGATGAAAAAGAAGTAAACGTTAATTTCCCAGAGGATTATCATTCAGAAGAGCTTGCTGGTAAGCCTGCTGTATTTAAAGTGACATTGCATGACATCAAGCGTAAAGAGCTCCCAGAGCTTGACGATGAGTTTGCGAAAGACGTAGATGAAAACGTTGAAACGTTAGATGAACTTAAGAAAAACTTGCAAGAAAAACTAGAAACAAGCCGCGAGCAAGAAGCGGATATGAAAAAGCGTGACTCTCTTGTCGAACGAGCAACAGAGAACGCAGAGATCGATGTTCCTAAAGCGATGGCCGAAACAGAAACAGATCGTATGCTTCAAGAATTTGGTCAGCGCCTTCAAGCTCAAGGGATGACCCTTGACATGTATTATCAGTTCTCTGGTACAGACGAAGAAGGAATGAAAGCCCAGTTTATGGACGATGCTGAAAAGCGTGTACGCATGAACTTAACGCTCGAAGCGATTGCTGAAGCTGAAGAACTCGAAGCATCTGATGATGATGTCGATGCTGAGTTGGATAAAATGGCTGAAACATACCAGCGTTCTAAAGAGGAACTCAAGCAAATCTTAGACATGCAAGGCGGCATCGAGACAATGAAAGGTGATCTTAAAGTAAGAAAAGCGATTGACCTTCTTGTCGAAGAAGCCAAAACAAAAGCATAA